Proteins co-encoded in one Streptomyces sp. JH34 genomic window:
- the glyA gene encoding serine hydroxymethyltransferase, with protein MPVTTPAAREAAPTPFPSGSAMPQDFGALARQDPEISGILLAEAGRQSSTLQLIAAENFTSPAVLAALGSPLANKYAEGYPGARHHGGCEQADAAERAAVRRAMSLFGAEHANVQPHSGSSAVLAAYAALLRPGDTVLAMGLPYGGHLTHGAPGNFSGRWFDFAGYGVDPDSGLIDYAQVRALARARRPKAIVCGSISYPRHPDYEQFRAIADEAGAYLIADAAHPMGLIAGGAAPSPVPYADVVCATTHKVLRGPRGGMILCGVELAERIDRAVFPFTQGGAQMHTVAAKAVAFGEAATPAFAVYAHRVVAHARVLAAALESEGLEIATGGTDTHIVVADPAPLGVDARTARDRLMAAGMVLDTCALPYGDARGIRLGTAAVTTQGMDEDDMTRIAELFGAAVREEGDAGRLRAEVRGLAERNPPYPG; from the coding sequence ATGCCGGTCACCACTCCAGCCGCACGCGAAGCCGCGCCGACGCCCTTCCCGTCCGGCAGCGCCATGCCCCAGGACTTCGGCGCCCTGGCCCGCCAGGACCCGGAGATCAGCGGCATCCTGCTGGCCGAGGCAGGGCGGCAGTCGAGCACCCTCCAGCTCATCGCCGCCGAGAACTTCACCTCGCCCGCGGTCCTCGCCGCCCTGGGCTCCCCACTCGCCAACAAGTACGCCGAGGGCTACCCCGGTGCCCGTCACCACGGCGGCTGCGAGCAGGCCGACGCGGCGGAACGCGCCGCGGTCCGGCGGGCCATGTCGCTGTTCGGCGCCGAGCACGCCAACGTCCAGCCGCACTCCGGCTCCTCGGCCGTCCTGGCCGCCTACGCCGCGCTGCTGCGCCCCGGTGACACGGTGCTCGCCATGGGACTCCCGTACGGCGGGCACCTCACGCACGGTGCTCCGGGGAACTTCTCCGGACGCTGGTTCGATTTCGCCGGCTACGGCGTCGACCCCGACAGCGGGCTCATCGACTACGCACAGGTGCGGGCCCTGGCGAGGGCCCGGCGCCCCAAGGCGATCGTCTGCGGTTCGATCTCGTACCCACGGCACCCCGACTACGAGCAGTTCCGGGCCATCGCCGACGAGGCCGGTGCGTATCTGATCGCGGACGCCGCCCATCCGATGGGGCTGATCGCCGGGGGAGCGGCGCCCAGCCCGGTCCCCTACGCGGACGTGGTGTGCGCGACGACGCACAAGGTCCTGCGCGGACCGCGCGGGGGCATGATCCTGTGCGGCGTCGAACTGGCGGAGCGGATCGACCGGGCGGTGTTCCCCTTCACGCAGGGCGGCGCCCAGATGCACACCGTCGCGGCGAAGGCCGTGGCGTTCGGCGAGGCGGCGACCCCGGCCTTCGCGGTCTACGCCCACCGCGTCGTCGCACACGCCCGGGTCCTGGCGGCCGCCCTGGAGTCCGAGGGCCTCGAGATCGCCACGGGCGGTACGGACACCCACATCGTGGTCGCGGACCCCGCCCCGCTGGGCGTGGACGCCCGCACCGCCCGGGACCGGCTCATGGCCGCCGGTATGGTCCTGGACACATGCGCCCTGCCGTACGGGGACGCACGCGGAATCCGGCTCGGGACCGCGGCCGTGACCACGCAGGGCATGGACGAGGACGACATGACACGGATCGCCGAGCTGTTCGGCGCGGCGGTGCGGGAGGAGGGCGACGCGGGCCGGCTGCGTGCCGAGGTACGCGGACTGGCCGAGCGCAATCCGCCGTATCCGGGGTAG
- the rho gene encoding transcription termination factor Rho, which yields MSDTTDLMGVTADKNVDSSVPAEGAASGTTARRRRSGTGLEGMVLAELQQVASGLGIRGTARMRKSQLIEVIKETQAGGSSAPAPKAAASTGTDAGSKPKRRATSKSRTGDEAAAAPAADKAAAQQQIDIPGQPASDDQPTGERRRRRATAQAGSPDTKAESKAEAASEPKSEPKGEGRQDRADERGEAKADAKAESATDNAEGRRGDRQDGRRGDRQDRGDRQDRGDRRDRQRDRRGKGDDQGQQGGGRRQGQQGGGQSQGQQGGGGPQDDGFDDDGGRRGRRGRYRDRRGRRGRDDFATDVQVADDDVLIPVAGILDILDNYAFIRTSGYLPGPNDVYVSLAQVRKNGLRKGDHVTGAVRQPKDGERREKFNALVRLDSVNGMAPESGRGRPEFQKLTPLYPQDRLRLETDSNVLTTRIIDLVAPIGKGQRGLIVAPPKTGKTMILQAIANAITVNSPECHLMVVLVDERPEEVTDMQRSVKGEVISSTFDRPAEDHTTVAELAIERAKRLVELGHDVVVLLDSITRLGRAYNLAAPASGRILSGGVDSTALYPPKRFFGAARNIEDGGSLTILATALVETGSRMDEVIFEEFKGTGNMELKLDRKLSDKRIFPAVDVDASSTRKEEILLGTDELAVTWKLRRVLHALDQQQAIELLLDRMKKTQSNAEFLLQIQKTTPGNGNSND from the coding sequence GTGAGCGACACCACCGATCTGATGGGCGTGACTGCCGACAAGAACGTCGACAGCTCCGTGCCCGCCGAAGGTGCTGCCTCTGGCACCACCGCACGGCGCCGCCGCTCCGGCACCGGCCTCGAGGGCATGGTCCTGGCCGAGCTGCAGCAGGTCGCGTCCGGCCTCGGCATCAGGGGAACCGCGCGGATGCGCAAGAGCCAGCTGATCGAGGTCATCAAGGAGACGCAGGCCGGAGGATCCTCCGCGCCCGCCCCCAAGGCCGCCGCGTCCACCGGTACGGACGCCGGGAGCAAGCCGAAGCGGCGTGCCACCTCCAAGTCGCGCACCGGTGACGAAGCCGCTGCCGCGCCCGCCGCCGACAAGGCCGCCGCGCAGCAGCAGATCGACATCCCGGGCCAGCCGGCCAGCGACGACCAGCCGACGGGCGAGCGCCGCCGTCGCCGGGCGACCGCGCAGGCGGGCAGCCCGGACACCAAGGCCGAGTCCAAGGCGGAGGCCGCGTCCGAGCCGAAGTCCGAGCCCAAGGGCGAAGGCCGTCAGGACCGCGCGGACGAGCGCGGCGAGGCGAAGGCCGACGCGAAGGCCGAGTCCGCCACGGACAACGCCGAGGGCCGTCGGGGCGACCGCCAGGACGGCCGCCGCGGTGACCGTCAGGACCGTGGCGACCGTCAGGACCGCGGTGACCGCCGGGACCGCCAGCGTGACCGCCGTGGCAAGGGCGACGACCAGGGCCAGCAGGGCGGCGGACGCCGTCAGGGCCAGCAGGGCGGCGGCCAGAGCCAGGGCCAGCAGGGCGGCGGCGGCCCGCAGGACGACGGTTTCGACGACGACGGCGGCCGGCGTGGCCGTCGCGGCCGTTACCGCGACCGCCGTGGCCGTCGCGGCCGCGACGACTTCGCGACCGACGTCCAGGTGGCCGACGACGACGTCCTGATCCCCGTCGCCGGCATCCTCGACATCCTCGACAACTACGCGTTCATCCGGACCTCCGGCTACCTGCCGGGCCCGAACGACGTGTACGTCTCGCTCGCCCAGGTCCGTAAGAACGGCCTGCGCAAGGGTGACCACGTCACGGGTGCCGTGCGCCAGCCCAAGGACGGCGAGCGCCGCGAGAAGTTCAACGCGCTGGTCCGCCTCGACTCGGTCAACGGCATGGCGCCGGAGTCCGGCCGCGGCCGGCCCGAGTTCCAGAAGCTGACCCCGCTGTACCCGCAGGACCGGCTCCGTCTGGAGACCGACTCCAACGTCCTGACCACCCGGATCATCGATCTGGTCGCACCGATCGGCAAGGGCCAGCGAGGCCTGATCGTGGCCCCGCCGAAGACCGGTAAGACCATGATCCTGCAGGCCATCGCCAACGCGATCACGGTCAACAGCCCCGAGTGCCACCTGATGGTCGTCCTGGTCGACGAGCGTCCGGAAGAGGTCACCGACATGCAGCGGTCGGTGAAGGGCGAGGTCATCTCCTCGACCTTCGACCGTCCCGCCGAGGACCACACCACGGTCGCCGAGCTCGCCATCGAGCGCGCGAAGCGCCTCGTGGAACTCGGTCACGACGTGGTGGTCCTGCTGGACTCGATCACCCGTCTGGGCCGCGCCTACAACCTGGCGGCTCCGGCCTCCGGCCGCATCCTGTCCGGTGGTGTCGACTCGACCGCGCTCTACCCGCCGAAGCGCTTCTTCGGTGCCGCGCGCAACATCGAGGACGGCGGCTCGCTGACCATCCTGGCCACCGCGCTCGTCGAGACCGGCTCGCGCATGGACGAGGTGATCTTCGAGGAGTTCAAGGGCACCGGCAACATGGAGCTCAAGCTCGACCGGAAGCTCTCGGACAAGCGCATCTTCCCGGCGGTGGACGTCGACGCGTCCAGCACCCGTAAGGAAGAGATCCTGCTCGGCACCGACGAGCTGGCCGTCACCTGGAAGCTGCGCCGGGTGCTCCACGCACTCGACCAGCAGCAGGCCATCGAACTCCTCCTGGACCGCATGAAGAAGACGCAGTCCAACGCGGAGTTCCTGCTGCAGATCCAGAAGACGACGCCGGGCAACGGCAACAGCAACGACTGA
- the rpmE gene encoding 50S ribosomal protein L31: protein MKRDIHPEYVETQVSCTCGASFTTRSTLEGGAIRADVCSECHPFYTGKQKILDTGGRVARFEARFGKAAGSASK, encoded by the coding sequence TTGAAGCGCGACATCCACCCCGAGTACGTCGAGACGCAGGTCAGCTGCACCTGCGGTGCGTCGTTCACCACCCGGAGCACCCTTGAGGGCGGCGCCATCCGCGCCGACGTCTGCTCCGAGTGCCACCCGTTCTACACGGGCAAGCAGAAGATCCTCGACACCGGCGGCCGCGTGGCCCGCTTCGAGGCCCGCTTCGGCAAGGCCGCCGGCTCCGCCAGCAAGTAG
- a CDS encoding LCP family protein — protein MTEQSRSAGRIRGTGSRRRKPPRARRVKRIALWGAAALVVVGGSGLGYAYYTLNGNLKGVDIDAALGTSRPDDVDDGSEDILVLGSDSRSGANSAYGADEGSARADTAMIVHVNEGHTSASVVSVPRDTLVDRPACTSDTTGEQVAAEHQTMFNSAYQVGGPACAVKTVESMSGIRMDHYLEVDFTGFKKLIDELGGVEITTSRAIDDPDSHLALKPGTHTLSGEQSLGLVRTRHSVGDGSDLGRIQLQQAFVKALMDQAKSVGVFSDPKTLFGLADTATKAVTTDSELASVKKLTGFADGLKGLGSKNVDMITLPVEYDPQDPNRVLPQEKADRKVWAALKKDEPVPASATAQSAGDKGGAGDVVR, from the coding sequence ATGACCGAGCAGAGCAGGAGCGCCGGCCGAATACGCGGCACCGGCAGCCGCCGGAGGAAGCCGCCACGGGCCCGCCGTGTGAAGAGGATCGCCCTGTGGGGCGCCGCCGCCCTGGTCGTCGTCGGGGGATCCGGACTCGGTTACGCCTACTACACGCTCAACGGCAACCTGAAGGGCGTCGACATCGACGCCGCCCTCGGGACCAGCCGTCCCGACGACGTGGACGACGGGTCCGAGGACATCCTGGTGCTGGGATCGGACTCCCGCTCCGGCGCCAACTCCGCGTACGGCGCGGACGAGGGCTCCGCGCGGGCGGACACCGCGATGATCGTGCACGTCAACGAGGGGCACACCTCCGCCAGCGTGGTCTCGGTCCCGCGGGACACCCTCGTCGACCGCCCCGCCTGCACGAGCGACACCACCGGCGAACAGGTCGCCGCCGAGCACCAGACGATGTTCAACTCGGCCTACCAGGTCGGTGGTCCCGCCTGTGCGGTGAAGACCGTCGAGTCCATGTCCGGCATCCGCATGGACCACTACCTCGAGGTCGACTTCACCGGGTTCAAGAAGCTCATCGACGAGCTCGGCGGCGTCGAGATCACCACCTCGCGGGCGATCGACGACCCCGACAGCCACCTCGCGCTGAAGCCCGGCACCCACACCCTGAGCGGGGAGCAGTCGCTCGGCCTCGTCCGCACGCGCCACAGCGTCGGCGACGGCAGCGACCTGGGCCGCATCCAGCTCCAGCAGGCCTTCGTGAAGGCCCTGATGGACCAGGCGAAGAGCGTCGGGGTGTTCTCCGACCCGAAGACCCTGTTCGGGCTGGCCGACACGGCGACCAAGGCCGTCACCACCGATTCCGAACTGGCCTCCGTCAAGAAGCTCACCGGCTTCGCCGACGGGCTCAAGGGGCTCGGTTCCAAGAACGTCGACATGATCACGCTTCCCGTGGAGTACGACCCCCAGGACCCCAACCGCGTGCTGCCCCAGGAGAAGGCCGACCGCAAGGTGTGGGCGGCGCTCAAGAAGGACGAGCCCGTACCGGCGTCCGCCACGGCGCAGTCGGCGGGCGACAAGGGCGGGGCGGGAGACGTCGTACGGTAA
- a CDS encoding L-threonylcarbamoyladenylate synthase, producing MARRYDCNDATDRTTGLREAASAVRRGELVVLPTDTVYGIGADAFSSEGVADLLDAKGRGRNMPTPVLIGSPNTLHGLVTDFSEQAWELVDAFWPGALTLVAKHQPSLQWDLGDTRGTVAVRMPLHPVAIELLTEVGPMAVSSANLTGHPSPETCDAAQEMLGDSVSVYLDGGSTPGIVPSSIIDVTGKVPVLLRAGAISAEELRKVVPDLEVAN from the coding sequence ATGGCACGGCGATACGACTGCAACGACGCGACCGACCGTACGACCGGCCTGCGTGAAGCCGCGTCCGCCGTCCGCCGCGGCGAACTGGTCGTGCTGCCCACCGACACCGTGTACGGGATCGGCGCGGACGCCTTCAGCTCGGAGGGCGTGGCCGACCTCCTCGACGCCAAGGGCCGCGGCCGCAACATGCCGACACCCGTCCTGATCGGCTCCCCGAACACCCTGCACGGCCTGGTCACCGACTTCTCGGAGCAGGCCTGGGAGCTCGTCGACGCCTTCTGGCCCGGCGCCCTCACGCTCGTCGCCAAGCACCAGCCGTCGCTCCAGTGGGACCTCGGCGACACCCGCGGCACCGTCGCCGTCCGGATGCCCCTGCACCCGGTCGCCATCGAGCTCCTCACGGAGGTCGGCCCGATGGCCGTATCCAGCGCCAACCTCACCGGACACCCCTCGCCCGAGACCTGCGACGCCGCCCAGGAGATGCTCGGCGACAGCGTCTCCGTCTACCTCGACGGCGGCTCGACCCCCGGGATCGTCCCGTCCTCGATCATCGACGTCACCGGCAAGGTCCCGGTGCTGCTGCGGGCCGGCGCGATCTCGGCCGAGGAACTCCGCAAGGTGGTACCGGACCTCGAGGTGGCCAATTGA
- the thrB gene encoding homoserine kinase, which translates to MAGPAFRAAAVRVRVPATSANLGPGFDALGLSLGLYDDVVVRVADSGLHIDIAGEGAETLPRDENHLLVRSLRTAFDLLGGQPHGLEIVCANRIPHGRGLGSSSAAICAGIVAARAVTTGGEARLDDAALLELATEIEGHPDNVAACLLGGFTLAWMDGGAARAIRMDPADSVVPVVFVPATPVLTETARGLLPRTVPHVDAAANAGRAALLVEALTRRPELLLAGTEDRIHQEYRGPAMPRSVELVNRLRADGVPAVISGAGPTVLALTEEGSADKVARLAGEGWAANRLTLDATGASVLPLAA; encoded by the coding sequence ATGGCCGGTCCCGCGTTCCGAGCCGCCGCCGTCCGGGTGCGCGTCCCCGCAACCAGCGCCAATCTGGGCCCGGGTTTCGACGCCCTCGGCCTCTCGCTGGGGCTCTACGACGACGTCGTCGTCCGGGTCGCCGACTCCGGGCTGCACATCGACATCGCGGGTGAGGGCGCAGAGACGCTGCCCCGCGACGAGAACCACCTGCTCGTACGCTCCCTGCGCACGGCCTTCGACCTGCTCGGCGGACAGCCCCACGGCCTGGAGATCGTCTGCGCCAACCGCATCCCGCACGGCCGCGGCCTCGGCTCCTCGTCCGCCGCCATCTGCGCCGGGATCGTCGCCGCGCGCGCCGTGACGACGGGCGGCGAGGCCCGTCTCGACGACGCCGCGCTGCTGGAGCTGGCGACCGAGATCGAAGGGCACCCCGACAACGTCGCCGCCTGCCTCCTCGGCGGATTCACCCTCGCCTGGATGGACGGAGGAGCCGCCAGGGCCATCCGGATGGACCCCGCGGACTCCGTCGTTCCGGTGGTCTTCGTCCCGGCCACCCCGGTGCTCACCGAGACCGCCCGCGGCCTCCTGCCGCGCACCGTCCCCCATGTGGACGCAGCGGCCAACGCCGGCCGTGCGGCCCTGCTCGTCGAGGCCCTGACCAGGCGCCCCGAGCTGCTGCTGGCCGGCACGGAGGACAGGATCCACCAGGAATACCGGGGGCCCGCGATGCCGCGGAGCGTCGAGCTGGTGAACCGGCTGCGCGCCGACGGCGTGCCTGCTGTCATCTCCGGAGCCGGGCCCACGGTGCTCGCGCTGACGGAGGAAGGGTCGGCCGACAAGGTCGCCCGGCTGGCGGGAGAGGGATGGGCCGCGAACAGGCTCACCCTCGACGCCACCGGGGCGAGCGTGTTGCCGCTCGCCGCGTAA
- a CDS encoding trypsin-like serine protease has protein sequence MTSGRRKSSITLSAAVTALALGTAALSAVPAQADTPQPTAKRSVQPRTTASQAELLQTVKDSTDRLQRGESGAPADADAGDGSRPAPEQSGRTADPKIIGGAAATLGEAPWMVQLHYYDDKGTADTADDEGYFCGGTLVAPAKVLTAAHCVDGLDWETNGAVVGGTTQLPEGGDLHGGTATGVWKQWVHPDFDDVNLDFDVAVLTLGSALPYQTLQPAASGDTARYKTGTPATVYGWGRTSSTSDDISPVLLKASVPVQADSACSGYFGSEFVPEKMVCAGQPASGQDTGTVSPCNGDSGGPLVVNGRIAGVVSWGVADCVESGAYSVYAKTATFAGEVNPRIDDANLNFDDKADLFARASNGEGFNYYSRGGSLGDRESVGDWQGIDLVRQADVNRDFYQDYVYRNTAGELYWWGYDSAAETYLDHKIGPGWGSLRNITLTGDVTGDGFVDLTANDSAGALWMWTGRGNGTFAAKVQIGVGWSTYQVYGRGDYSGDGKPDLIARDASAVLWMYKGTGSASAPFSGRVKVGTGWNFTAYATTGDVTGDGRADFIVRDTAGVLWAYKSTGSATVPFATSARIKLGVGWGSYSLLG, from the coding sequence GTGACATCTGGCAGACGGAAGAGCTCCATCACCTTGTCGGCGGCGGTGACGGCGCTCGCTCTGGGGACCGCGGCCCTGTCCGCCGTGCCCGCGCAGGCGGACACGCCCCAGCCGACGGCTAAGCGGAGCGTCCAGCCGCGCACCACGGCCTCGCAGGCCGAACTCCTGCAGACCGTCAAGGACTCCACGGACCGGCTGCAGCGCGGCGAGTCCGGCGCACCCGCCGACGCGGACGCCGGTGACGGCTCCCGGCCCGCGCCCGAGCAGTCCGGGCGTACTGCGGACCCGAAGATCATCGGAGGCGCCGCCGCCACGCTCGGCGAGGCGCCGTGGATGGTGCAGCTGCACTACTACGACGACAAGGGCACCGCGGACACGGCGGACGACGAGGGTTACTTCTGCGGAGGCACACTCGTCGCCCCCGCGAAGGTCCTGACCGCCGCGCACTGCGTGGACGGGCTCGACTGGGAGACGAACGGCGCCGTCGTCGGCGGCACCACCCAGCTCCCGGAGGGCGGCGACCTTCACGGAGGGACGGCGACCGGCGTCTGGAAGCAGTGGGTCCACCCGGACTTCGACGACGTCAACCTGGACTTCGACGTCGCCGTGCTGACGTTGGGTTCCGCGCTTCCGTACCAGACGCTGCAGCCCGCGGCGTCCGGTGACACGGCGCGCTACAAGACCGGCACCCCGGCGACCGTCTACGGCTGGGGGCGCACCAGCTCCACCAGCGACGACATCTCACCGGTCCTGCTCAAGGCCTCCGTGCCGGTGCAGGCGGACTCGGCATGCTCGGGGTACTTCGGCAGTGAGTTCGTCCCGGAGAAGATGGTGTGCGCCGGGCAGCCGGCCAGTGGGCAGGACACCGGCACGGTCTCGCCCTGCAACGGCGACTCGGGCGGACCGCTGGTGGTCAACGGCCGGATCGCAGGGGTCGTCTCCTGGGGGGTGGCCGACTGCGTGGAATCGGGCGCGTACAGCGTGTACGCCAAGACCGCCACGTTCGCGGGTGAGGTGAACCCGCGCATCGACGACGCCAACCTCAACTTCGACGACAAGGCGGACCTGTTCGCCCGCGCGTCGAACGGCGAGGGCTTCAACTACTACTCGCGCGGTGGCTCGCTCGGCGACCGCGAGTCGGTGGGCGACTGGCAGGGCATCGACCTGGTCCGCCAGGCCGACGTCAACCGCGACTTCTACCAGGACTACGTCTACCGCAACACGGCGGGCGAGCTGTACTGGTGGGGGTACGACAGCGCCGCAGAGACCTACCTGGACCACAAGATCGGACCCGGCTGGGGAAGCCTGCGCAACATCACCCTCACCGGCGACGTGACGGGCGACGGCTTCGTGGACCTCACGGCGAACGACTCGGCCGGTGCGCTGTGGATGTGGACGGGCCGTGGCAACGGCACGTTCGCGGCCAAGGTCCAGATCGGCGTGGGCTGGAGCACCTACCAGGTGTACGGCAGGGGCGACTACAGCGGCGACGGCAAGCCGGACCTGATCGCTCGTGACGCCAGTGCGGTGCTCTGGATGTACAAGGGCACGGGCTCCGCGTCCGCCCCGTTCTCCGGCCGGGTCAAGGTCGGCACCGGCTGGAACTTCACCGCCTACGCCACCACCGGTGACGTGACGGGCGACGGCCGCGCCGACTTCATCGTCCGCGACACCGCGGGCGTGCTCTGGGCCTACAAGAGCACGGGCTCCGCCACGGTGCCGTTCGCCACCTCGGCACGGATCAAGCTCGGCGTGGGCTGGGGTTCCTACAGCCTCCTCGGCTAG
- a CDS encoding protein-tyrosine-phosphatase: MTAPEGRGIAGQHDTFRILHVSTGNVCRSPITERLTRHALVDRLGDPLSGGLIVESAGTWGHEGAPMEANAEVVLADFGADATGFVGRELLDEHVIRADLVLTATRDHRAQVISMGHSAGLRTFTLKEFTRLVRAIDPATLPDAREEGVVERARALVRAAAALRGWLLAPTAEADEVYDPYGAPITFFRSIGDEISQALDPVMTALTGVHAPR; this comes from the coding sequence TTGACCGCCCCTGAGGGGCGTGGCATAGCGGGGCAGCACGACACTTTCCGCATCCTCCACGTCAGCACCGGCAACGTCTGCCGCTCGCCCATCACCGAGCGGCTGACCCGCCATGCCCTCGTGGACCGCCTGGGGGACCCGCTCAGCGGCGGCCTCATCGTGGAGAGCGCGGGCACCTGGGGGCACGAGGGCGCGCCCATGGAGGCGAACGCCGAGGTGGTCCTCGCCGACTTCGGAGCCGACGCCACCGGCTTCGTCGGCCGGGAGTTGCTCGACGAGCACGTCATCCGCGCCGACCTGGTCCTCACCGCCACCCGGGACCACCGCGCCCAGGTGATCTCGATGGGGCATTCGGCGGGACTGCGGACCTTCACGCTCAAGGAGTTCACCAGGCTGGTGCGGGCCATAGACCCCGCCACGCTGCCCGACGCCCGCGAGGAGGGCGTCGTCGAGCGTGCCCGTGCGCTGGTGCGTGCCGCGGCCGCACTGCGCGGCTGGCTGCTGGCCCCGACCGCGGAGGCGGACGAGGTCTACGACCCGTACGGCGCCCCGATCACCTTCTTCCGTTCCATCGGCGACGAGATCAGCCAGGCGCTCGATCCCGTCATGACGGCACTGACCGGGGTGCACGCCCCGCGCTGA
- the prmC gene encoding peptide chain release factor N(5)-glutamine methyltransferase, whose product MNLLLAEVAQATQRLADAGVPSPRFDAEELAAFVHGVKRGELHHVQDADFDARYWETIARREAREPLQHITGRAFFRYLELQVGPGVFVPRPETESVVGWAIDAVRAMDVVEPLIVDLCTGSGAIALAMAQEVPRSRVHAVELSEDALRWTRKNAEGSRVTVHRGDALSALPELDGQVDLVISNPPYIPLTEWEYVAPEARDHDPQMALFSGEDGLDTIRGIERTAHRLLRPGGLVVIEHADTQGGQVPWIFTEERGWADAADHPDLNNRPRFATARKAMP is encoded by the coding sequence ATGAACCTGCTGCTCGCCGAGGTGGCCCAGGCCACCCAGCGGCTGGCCGACGCCGGTGTCCCCTCACCGCGATTCGACGCCGAGGAACTCGCCGCGTTCGTGCACGGCGTCAAGCGGGGCGAGCTGCACCATGTGCAGGACGCCGACTTCGACGCGCGCTACTGGGAGACGATCGCCCGCCGGGAGGCCCGCGAACCGCTCCAGCACATCACCGGCCGCGCCTTCTTCCGCTACCTGGAGCTCCAGGTGGGCCCCGGTGTCTTCGTCCCCCGCCCGGAGACCGAGTCGGTCGTCGGCTGGGCGATAGACGCCGTCCGCGCGATGGACGTCGTCGAGCCGCTGATCGTCGACCTCTGCACAGGATCGGGCGCGATCGCGCTCGCCATGGCGCAGGAGGTGCCGCGCTCGCGTGTGCACGCCGTGGAGCTGTCCGAGGACGCCCTCAGGTGGACCAGGAAGAACGCCGAGGGGTCCAGGGTCACCGTCCACCGCGGCGACGCCCTGAGCGCCCTTCCCGAGCTCGACGGCCAGGTCGACCTGGTGATCTCCAACCCGCCCTACATCCCGCTGACCGAGTGGGAGTACGTGGCGCCGGAGGCCCGTGACCACGACCCGCAGATGGCGTTGTTCTCCGGCGAGGACGGCCTCGACACCATCCGCGGCATCGAACGCACCGCGCACCGCCTGCTCCGGCCCGGCGGGCTCGTCGTCATCGAGCACGCCGACACGCAGGGCGGCCAGGTGCCGTGGATCTTCACCGAGGAACGCGGCTGGGCCGACGCGGCCGACCACCCGGACCTGAACAACCGGCCCCGGTTCGCGACGGCCCGCAAGGCCATGCCGTGA
- the prfA gene encoding peptide chain release factor 1: MFEAVEELIGEHADLEKKLADPSVHADQANARKLNKRYAELTPIVSTYRSWKQTGDDIGTAREFAADDPDFAAEVKVLEKQREEITEKLRLLLVPRDPSDDKDVLLEIKAGAGGDESALFAGDLLRMYLRYAERVGWKTEIIDSTESELGGYKDVQVAVKTKGGNGATEPGQGVWARMKYEGGVHRVQRVPSTESQGRIHTSAAGVLVTPEAEEVDVEIHANDLRIDVYRSSGPGGQSVNTTDSAVRITHLPTGVVASCQNEKSQLQNKEQAMRILRSRLLAAAQEAAEQEASDVRRSQVRTVDRSEKIRTYNFPENRISDHRVGFKAYNLDQVLDGELDAVIQACVDADSAAKLAAA, from the coding sequence ATGTTCGAGGCGGTCGAGGAACTGATCGGCGAGCACGCCGATCTCGAGAAGAAGCTCGCCGACCCGTCGGTCCACGCCGACCAGGCCAACGCGCGCAAGCTCAACAAGCGCTACGCGGAGCTGACCCCGATCGTCTCCACCTACCGGTCCTGGAAGCAGACCGGCGACGACATCGGGACCGCCCGCGAATTCGCGGCCGACGACCCGGACTTCGCCGCCGAGGTCAAGGTCCTGGAGAAGCAGCGCGAGGAGATCACCGAGAAGCTCCGCCTCCTCCTGGTCCCGCGTGACCCCAGTGACGACAAGGACGTGCTCCTGGAGATCAAGGCGGGCGCGGGCGGCGACGAGTCCGCCCTGTTCGCCGGGGACCTGCTGCGCATGTACCTGCGCTACGCCGAGCGCGTGGGCTGGAAGACCGAGATCATCGACTCCACCGAGTCCGAACTCGGCGGCTACAAGGACGTCCAGGTCGCCGTGAAGACCAAGGGCGGCAACGGCGCCACCGAGCCCGGCCAGGGTGTCTGGGCCCGGATGAAGTACGAGGGCGGTGTGCACCGTGTGCAGCGCGTGCCCTCCACCGAGTCGCAGGGCCGTATCCACACCTCCGCCGCCGGTGTGCTCGTCACGCCCGAGGCGGAGGAGGTCGACGTCGAGATCCACGCCAACGACCTGCGCATCGACGTCTACCGCTCCTCGGGCCCCGGCGGCCAGTCCGTCAACACCACGGACTCCGCCGTCCGCATCACGCACCTGCCGACCGGCGTCGTCGCGTCCTGCCAGAACGAGAAGAGCCAGCTCCAGAACAAGGAGCAGGCCATGCGCATCCTGCGGTCCCGGCTGCTGGCCGCCGCCCAGGAGGCCGCCGAGCAGGAGGCCTCCGACGTGCGCCGCAGCCAGGTGCGCACCGTGGACCGCTCCGAGAAGATCCGGACGTACAACTTCCCGGAAAACCGGATCTCGGACCACCGCGTCGGCTTCAAGGCGTACAACTTGGACCAGGTGCTCGACGGTGAGCTCGACGCCGTCATCCAGGCCTGTGTCGACGCCGACTCCGCAGCGAAGCTCGCCGCCGCGTAA